The DNA window CAACGAGGGTCTTCCAAGGGCTGCCTGGGTCATCATTGGAGACAAGGCATCCCGCAACCTTGCCGAGCGCCTCCAGTTGACTCACACTTTGATCGCATTCCAGTCTCTGCTGGGGTTCATCttgagcatcatcttcctcggcgCTGCACCAAGATTTGCCGACAGTTTTGTGCCTGAAGAGGTGCGGGCTGCGAGCTTGACCTATGTACGCATTACCTCTTTTACCGTCTTGAGCGGTGCGATTGAGACTGCTGTTGCATCGGCCACGAGATCCTTGGACAAGCCTGACGTCCCTTTGGTCATCAGCTCTGTCAAGTTTGCGGTCAATATTATTCTGGACTTGATAATCATCTCTCGATACCATGTCGGCTCTTTCCAACCAACTGTCAATATGCAGGGCATCATTCAACTGGCCTGTAGCTTGACAGCCGCGCTCGTGGGACTGGCTTATTTTCTCTATTTTGTGAGCTTCTCTGCCCTCCGCAAACATCGCCAAGATCCTCTCGAGAGTCATTCCACGGGGAGTCATACTTCCACTTCTCCAAGCATTCGAGGACTACGGATCTTGCTAAAGCCTGGGCTCATCTGTTTCGCGGAATCAGCCATCAGAAATGCACTATATCTTTGGCTGGTCACCACTGTTATTGCCTTGGGATCGGTGTATGCCACTGCTTGGGGAGTTTTCAACACCATTCGCTGGGGCTTGGTTATGGTTCCCGTGCAAGCACTCGAAGCAACATCTCTCCAATTCATCGGCCATAAATGGGGACAGTGGCGACGACGCGTTGGGATCCATAACagaaggccaagagcaagcTGGAAAGACATctacagcatcatcaacccTGCGCTACGATCACTTATGATAGCCCTCATAATTGAGGTTCCCATGGCAATATTCCTCTCGACATTCGGTGCCCGGCCGTTTGCGCTCTATATCAGTGGATCGAGCGAAGTGGCTGATGTTACTGCACACATGTGGCGGACGATTGACTGGTGCTACATCTTTTACGCAATGTCAACGCAACTTGCGACCATTTTGCTGGCCACGAGGCCGAAATGGTATTTATATCAAAGCTTAGCAAGCAACTTGCTATATGTTCTCCCGTGGGCAATAGTTTGTCAAGTTATTCatcttgatgagaagaatgcGTGGACTTATCATAGCCTCATATTCGGAGGCAGTCTTGTTTTCAGCTTTTTTGACGTTCTTATCGTGGTTGGCATCTGGATGTGGACTTTGTGGGCAGGGAGAGCGAGGCTGGAGGTGATTCAAAATTGATTCTGAGGCAGTAATAAAAGTATCAGGTTTTATACTCGCAAATTCCACATCAATCGTTAAATCCATCATCCATGTTAAGATAACAATGGCTCTCTCCAGCTATGAGACGCTATGGTTCTCTCACCATGTTGATGTACCCTTCATAGTTCCATCTACTTGAGTTAATTCTGCCAACGATCATTGAGTCTTGTTTGAAATAATACATCCCTTCATATtgccagctcttctcttccgaaTGATGAAATCCCTTACCTAAGTGACGACTGGCTTCGGAGTTTTGAGGTTTGGCTGCCGATCGGTCCTCAGTCGCCCGGGTCGGAGTGGGTCTCCCGAGTATTGCGCATTTGGGATCTGATGAGGGGTTGCTTTGAGATGGCTCAAGAAAATAACAATAACTTACATATAAACACACCAAGAAAATCTGATTTCAAATCGGCAATACGGCTCTTGCATCAAAATGTCTATGACAGTTGAAGACTGCACAAAGGTTCGGCCGGGATTCCCGCGTCCGATTCCCAGTACCCCGCATAATGTTATTGAGCAGTTCCAGATGAAGGACAAGGTCGTGGTTGTGACGGGAGCTTCAGATGGAATCGGCCTTGCTGTGGTAGAGGCCATGGTAGAAGCAGGCGCAAATGTTGCCATGTGGTATAATTCGTGAGCTGCGCCCTCGGACCTCATTGCCGATGTATGCAAATTGCAACAAGCTTACACCGGCCTCAAGAAACGACGCAGCAGTCGAGAAAGCCAAGAGCTTCAGCGATACTTACAAGATCAAAGCTGTCACTTATCAAGTCGATGGTGAGTCTCTTTTGTATCCATCATGAAAATACACCTTGACCACTAACATGCCTCATAGTCTCTCAAGCTGACCAAGTGAGCTCAACTATCAACAAGGTCGTCAAAGATTTCGGCAAGATCGATGTATTTGTTGCAAACGCAGGTGAGTTACAAAAAGCATGGCGGAAATAAGAGGCCAGACACTGAAATGGCTCAAGGCATGGCGATCTCGAAGCCTATTCTAGAGCAAACACTAGATGAGTATCGTAAACAGATGTCTGTAAATGGTACGTAATCCCGACATTTGTCTATCGGTAAATTCTATGCTGATTGCCTGCAAAGTGGATGGAGTAGTGTTTTGCTCC is part of the Trichoderma atroviride chromosome 1, complete sequence genome and encodes:
- a CDS encoding uncharacterized protein (EggNog:ENOG41~TransMembrane:11 (o48-68i123-145o165-184i196-219o231-252i303-322o328-348i384-406o426-445i457-475o487-509i)), coding for MGGTDSRDSTPEGQETDALNSSAAFSPGVINIEEQKRSWKLTLHRDRYLGSLLFNVAAFILPALYGTLSKLWVADIDSSMVVTTDAYTYMNTASEAVNEGLPRAAWVIIGDKASRNLAERLQLTHTLIAFQSLLGFILSIIFLGAAPRFADSFVPEEVRAASLTYVRITSFTVLSGAIETAVASATRSLDKPDVPLVISSVKFAVNIILDLIIISRYHVGSFQPTVNMQGIIQLACSLTAALVGLAYFLYFVSFSALRKHRQDPLESHSTGSHTSTSPSIRGLRILLKPGLICFAESAIRNALYLWLVTTVIALGSVYATAWGVFNTIRWGLVMVPVQALEATSLQFIGHKWGQWRRRVGIHNRRPRASWKDIYSIINPALRSLMIALIIEVPMAIFLSTFGARPFALYISGSSEVADVTAHMWRTIDWCYIFYAMSTQLATILLATRPKWYLYQSLASNLLYVLPWAIVCQVIHLDEKNAWTYHSLIFGGSLVFSFFDVLIVVGIWMWTLWAGRARLEVIQN